The following nucleotide sequence is from Alphaproteobacteria bacterium.
CGGGCCGCAGGCCATCGCCAGGATGTAGACGATCTCGTTAGACCGCGGCGCGTCGGGCACGCCCATCTCCATCGCGTCGAAATGGCTGCGCACATAGGCGGCGTTGATGTGGCCGAGCGGGATGTCGAGCCGGGCGCCGATGCCGCCGACCTTCTTCGCCGACGGCACGATCGCCTTGGACTCGCCCAGCTTCTCGCGCATCGCATAGCCGCCGGGCACGTGCCACAGCGCGCAATGCTCCAGCTCGCCGGCCTCGCCGGCGATGGCGCCCTTGCCATAGCCGTCGATGACCGAGACGTCGCCGCCCAGTGCGGCGATCAGCCGGTCGGTCAGCAGCGCGCCCAGCGCCTTCAGGTCCTCCATGAAGCCCTGGATGCCGGGCTCATAGCGTCCTGCGAACGGGTTGGCGATCACCGCTGCGGCCGCCGCGCGCCGCCGCGGCTGGGCCGCCACCGGCCCGCCTTCGTGGAAGATTTCCTCCACGGTCAACAGCGTCTTGCGGATCCTGATCTCGGGCATGTCGGGCGTCCTCCGTTGTCGGCGTGTGGCGTCAGTGAAGCTGCGGCGCGTCCGGCACGAACCGGCCCTCGCCGCCGACGGTCGCGACCCGGCGGTCCAGGCACAGGGCGGCGCCGGCGATCAGGCCGCGGGCCAGCATCGCGCGGGCGGCGTCGGCGCCGCGGGCGAGCGCCCGGTCCGCCTCGTCGGCCGACAGCGGGTCGACGCCCGCTGTCACCAACCGGTCGCCCAGGTCGCTGTCGC
It contains:
- a CDS encoding amino acid synthesis family protein, translated to MPEIRIRKTLLTVEEIFHEGGPVAAQPRRRAAAAAVIANPFAGRYEPGIQGFMEDLKALGALLTDRLIAALGGDVSVIDGYGKGAIAGEAGELEHCALWHVPGGYAMREKLGESKAIVPSAKKVGGIGARLDIPLGHINAAYVRSHFDAMEMGVPDAPRSNEIVYILAMACGPRIHARVGGLEAKDVKGLDGLR